The Sulfurimonas lithotrophica genome includes a region encoding these proteins:
- the trxC gene encoding thioredoxin TrxC: MRVVCPHCLSVNNIPKKESYKKANCGKCKKSLLDTNPIELTDSNFDEVVVNSDIPVIVDFWAPWCGPCKMFGPVFEKSSKNYPLKALYVKVNTENEQNLGARFGIRSIPTLMIFKNSKEAHRISGALDESSLNNLVSQFT, translated from the coding sequence ATGCGTGTAGTTTGTCCACACTGTTTAAGCGTAAATAACATCCCTAAAAAAGAGAGTTATAAAAAAGCAAATTGCGGAAAATGTAAAAAGTCTTTATTGGACACAAATCCTATAGAGCTTACAGATTCTAACTTTGATGAAGTAGTAGTTAACAGTGATATTCCTGTTATTGTTGACTTCTGGGCACCTTGGTGCGGTCCATGTAAAATGTTTGGACCGGTATTTGAAAAAAGTTCAAAAAACTATCCTTTAAAAGCTTTATACGTTAAAGTAAATACTGAAAATGAGCAAAACCTAGGTGCAAGATTTGGGATTAGAAGCATTCCTACTCTGATGATTTTTAAAAACTCTAAAGAGGCACATAGAATAAGTGGAGCACTTGATGAATCAAGTTTAAATAATTTAGTATCACAATTTACATAA
- a CDS encoding CZB domain-containing protein, producing the protein MDKEEIIEHLRAAKTAHIKWVQKAKLLINGIEIEKDAIPVNSTECKFGKWFYSDGQVLNALSNNPMECMNSIEQLHFELHDIYMHIFNIYFSKPEGGFLSKLFGKKKEVTEIDAQRAQTYFANMEEVSKKLLDEINRLERRILAIPEERIKELM; encoded by the coding sequence ATGGATAAAGAAGAGATAATTGAGCATCTAAGAGCGGCAAAAACCGCTCATATAAAGTGGGTGCAAAAAGCTAAGCTTTTGATTAATGGAATAGAGATTGAAAAAGATGCTATACCGGTAAATTCTACTGAATGTAAATTCGGTAAATGGTTTTATAGTGATGGTCAAGTGTTAAATGCTCTTTCTAATAATCCTATGGAGTGTATGAATTCTATAGAACAATTACACTTTGAACTGCATGATATTTATATGCATATTTTTAATATATATTTTTCAAAACCCGAAGGTGGCTTTTTATCTAAACTTTTTGGAAAGAAAAAGGAAGTAACGGAGATAGACGCTCAAAGAGCACAAACATACTTTGCAAATATGGAAGAGGTATCCAAAAAACTTTTAGATGAAATAAATAGACTTGAGAGAAGAATTTTGGCAATACCTGAAGAGAGAATCAAGGAACTTATGTAA
- the purB gene encoding adenylosuccinate lyase produces the protein MVERYAREEMSKNWTQHARYAAWLEVEKAAVKAWAKLGKIPQDDADKIVKNATFSVERIEEIEAITKHDLIAFNTSVSESLGDESRWFHYGMTSSDAVDTGVALQMRDSLTIIIEDVKMLMESIKKRAEEHKFTLMVGRSHGIHGEPITFGLTLAVWYDEVARHLKNLEDTMEVISVGQISGAMGNFAHAPLELEELAMAELGLKPEPCSNQVVHRDRYARLATALALLASSVEKFAVQVRHLQRTEVYEAEEYFAKGQKGSSAMPHKRNPILTENITGLARMIRAYANPAMENVALWHERDISHSSTERFWLPDAFITTDFMLHRMNSVIANLTVMPENMMKNLNLTGGLVFSQRVLLELPLQGVSREDAYKIVQRNAMKVWEEIQQGKATTNEKGESLYLNHLLADDELRSKLSEEQIRECFNYDYYTKNVDAIFKRVFG, from the coding sequence ATGGTAGAAAGATATGCTCGTGAAGAGATGAGTAAAAATTGGACGCAACATGCAAGATATGCTGCATGGCTAGAAGTTGAAAAAGCTGCGGTAAAAGCTTGGGCAAAACTTGGAAAAATCCCTCAAGATGATGCTGACAAAATTGTAAAAAATGCAACATTCTCTGTAGAGCGTATAGAAGAGATTGAAGCAATCACTAAACATGACCTTATTGCATTCAATACAAGCGTTTCAGAATCTCTTGGTGATGAGTCAAGATGGTTTCACTACGGTATGACATCTTCAGATGCAGTTGACACCGGTGTAGCGCTTCAAATGAGAGATTCTTTAACTATTATCATAGAAGATGTAAAAATGTTAATGGAGTCTATCAAAAAACGTGCAGAGGAACATAAATTTACTTTAATGGTTGGACGTAGCCACGGTATTCATGGTGAGCCTATTACATTTGGTTTAACTCTAGCTGTTTGGTATGATGAAGTTGCACGTCATTTAAAAAACCTAGAAGACACTATGGAAGTTATATCTGTTGGTCAGATCTCAGGAGCTATGGGTAACTTTGCTCATGCACCGTTAGAGCTTGAAGAGTTAGCGATGGCAGAATTAGGTTTAAAACCTGAGCCTTGTTCAAACCAAGTAGTACATCGTGATAGATATGCAAGACTTGCTACAGCTTTAGCACTACTAGCATCTTCGGTTGAAAAGTTTGCTGTACAAGTAAGACACCTACAACGTACAGAAGTTTATGAAGCAGAAGAGTATTTTGCAAAAGGGCAAAAAGGTTCATCTGCTATGCCACACAAACGTAACCCTATTCTTACAGAAAACATTACAGGTCTTGCAAGAATGATCAGAGCCTATGCAAACCCTGCGATGGAAAACGTAGCACTATGGCATGAAAGAGATATTAGCCATTCTTCTACTGAGCGTTTCTGGCTACCTGATGCATTTATTACAACTGATTTCATGCTACACCGTATGAATAGTGTTATAGCTAACCTAACTGTTATGCCTGAGAACATGATGAAAAACCTAAATCTTACAGGCGGACTTGTTTTCTCTCAACGTGTACTACTTGAACTTCCGCTTCAAGGTGTAAGCCGTGAAGATGCTTATAAAATAGTTCAGAGAAATGCAATGAAAGTTTGGGAAGAGATTCAACAAGGTAAAGCGACTACAAATGAAAAAGGTGAATCATTATACCTTAACCACTTGTTAGCCGATGATGAACTAAGAAGCAAACTAAGTGAAGAGCAAATTCGTGAGTGTTTTAACTATGATTACTACACTAAAAACGTGGATGCTATTTTTAAGAGGGTATTTGGTTAA
- the rlmN gene encoding 23S rRNA (adenine(2503)-C(2))-methyltransferase RlmN, giving the protein MTELKPSLLDFTKKELLDIIKPSFRVKQILGWLYHNYASEYDDMKNIPKSLKEELAKKYIVNPLKIIKKEVSSDGTVKYLFELQDGKTVEAVWLKMKDDVYDESGKLIHEAKYTICVSTQVGCKVGCAFCLTAKGGFTRDLSAGEIVGQVVALKRDNAHKHNRKINIVYMGMGEPLDNLNNLAKAIEIFKEEDGLSISGKRQTVSTSGLSNKIDQLGAMDLGVHIAISLHAVDDELRTELIPMNKAHNINSIIEAVKRFPIDTRKRVMFEYLVIKDKNDDLASAKKLVKLLHGIKAKVNLIYFNPYPGTTYNRPELKDMLNFQEYLVKHGLLCTIRDSKGIDISAACGQLKEKNKEIS; this is encoded by the coding sequence ATAACAGAGCTAAAACCGTCTCTTCTTGACTTTACAAAAAAAGAACTTTTAGACATTATAAAACCCTCCTTTCGTGTAAAACAAATACTGGGCTGGTTATACCATAACTATGCATCTGAGTATGATGATATGAAAAATATTCCTAAGTCTTTAAAGGAAGAACTAGCTAAAAAATATATAGTTAATCCATTAAAAATAATAAAAAAAGAAGTATCCTCTGATGGAACAGTAAAATATCTTTTTGAGCTTCAAGACGGTAAAACCGTAGAAGCAGTATGGCTTAAAATGAAAGATGATGTTTACGATGAATCAGGCAAGCTTATCCATGAAGCAAAATATACTATTTGTGTATCCACACAAGTCGGATGCAAAGTGGGATGCGCTTTTTGTTTAACGGCTAAAGGTGGGTTTACAAGAGATTTGAGTGCAGGGGAGATTGTGGGTCAAGTTGTTGCGCTTAAGCGTGATAATGCTCACAAACACAACCGTAAAATAAATATAGTATATATGGGTATGGGTGAACCTCTGGATAATCTAAATAACCTGGCTAAGGCTATAGAGATATTTAAAGAAGAAGACGGACTCTCTATAAGCGGTAAACGCCAAACAGTTTCTACAAGTGGACTGAGCAATAAAATAGACCAACTGGGTGCAATGGATTTAGGTGTACATATAGCTATATCACTTCATGCCGTAGATGATGAGTTAAGAACCGAGCTTATCCCTATGAATAAAGCTCACAATATTAACTCTATTATAGAAGCTGTTAAACGCTTTCCTATAGATACCCGTAAGCGTGTTATGTTTGAATATCTGGTTATCAAAGATAAAAACGACGATTTAGCATCTGCGAAAAAATTAGTTAAACTTTTGCACGGAATCAAGGCAAAAGTAAACCTGATATATTTTAATCCTTATCCCGGAACTACATATAACAGACCTGAACTAAAAGATATGCTCAACTTTCAAGAGTATCTTGTAAAACATGGTTTATTATGTACAATTAGAGATTCAAAAGGTATAGATATATCTGCTGCATGTGGACAGCTAAAAGAAAAAAATAAGGAAATCTCATGA
- the hisF gene encoding imidazole glycerol phosphate synthase subunit HisF — translation MNYFAKRIIPCLDVKDGRVVKGVNFVGLKDAGDPVEVAKRYNQEGADEITFLDITASSDNRDTIVDIVAEVAREIFIPLTVGGGIRKLDDIYKLLNVGCDKVSVNSAAIKRPELINEGAKRFGSQCIVTAIDVKKTGDSYNVYLNGGRVDTGIDAVEWAKEVVDRGSGEILLTSMDADGTKAGFELNITEQISSVVNVPVIASGGAGTMEHIKDAFNHGADAALAASIFHYKEIDIMDLKHYLNDEGIAVRL, via the coding sequence TTGAATTACTTTGCAAAGAGAATTATCCCCTGCCTTGATGTCAAAGACGGTAGAGTTGTTAAAGGTGTTAACTTTGTCGGTTTAAAAGATGCGGGGGATCCGGTAGAAGTTGCTAAACGTTATAATCAAGAGGGTGCTGATGAAATTACCTTTTTAGACATAACTGCATCTAGTGACAACCGTGATACTATAGTTGATATAGTGGCAGAAGTTGCACGTGAAATTTTTATTCCATTAACTGTCGGTGGCGGAATCCGAAAACTTGACGATATTTACAAACTTTTAAACGTAGGTTGCGATAAAGTTAGTGTTAATTCTGCTGCAATAAAACGTCCTGAACTTATAAATGAAGGTGCAAAACGTTTTGGCTCACAATGCATCGTTACTGCTATAGATGTTAAAAAAACAGGCGATTCTTATAATGTTTATTTAAACGGCGGTAGAGTCGATACCGGTATAGATGCAGTTGAGTGGGCTAAGGAAGTAGTTGATCGTGGAAGCGGTGAAATACTTTTAACCTCTATGGATGCAGACGGTACAAAAGCAGGATTTGAACTTAACATTACAGAGCAGATTTCCAGCGTTGTAAACGTGCCTGTTATTGCCAGCGGTGGGGCAGGTACTATGGAACATATAAAAGATGCATTTAATCATGGTGCAGATGCAGCACTTGCAGCAAGTATTTTTCACTATAAAGAGATTGATATAATGGATTTAAAACATTATCTAAATGATGAAGGTATAGCAGTAAGACTTTAG
- a CDS encoding purine-nucleoside phosphorylase — protein sequence MIICAGNNETFDFATPMGVGLIESAMNITRLCLFDKPEFLLFVGTAGSYGKHEIFDIIESKTASNIELGFLDSCAYTPLDNVVSTNTTNTQDIIVNSSNYISTCKEQTKKFLKFGVEIENMEFYSVLKIAQEFNIPAGGVFCVTNYTNKNAHKDFLDNHTKAKELLTEHVKKRIKELTSV from the coding sequence ATAATTATCTGCGCCGGAAATAACGAAACTTTTGATTTTGCAACTCCAATGGGAGTAGGTCTTATAGAATCTGCAATGAACATAACACGCCTTTGTTTATTTGATAAACCGGAATTTTTACTGTTTGTAGGAACTGCAGGAAGTTATGGTAAGCATGAGATATTTGACATTATAGAATCTAAAACGGCTTCTAATATTGAGTTAGGGTTTTTAGATTCTTGTGCATATACACCTTTGGACAACGTCGTATCAACTAACACAACTAACACTCAAGATATTATAGTAAACTCATCTAACTATATATCTACATGTAAAGAGCAAACAAAAAAGTTTTTAAAGTTTGGAGTAGAAATTGAAAACATGGAGTTTTACTCTGTTTTAAAAATTGCTCAGGAGTTTAATATACCTGCAGGCGGTGTTTTTTGTGTAACAAATTATACTAACAAAAATGCTCATAAAGATTTTTTGGATAATCATACAAAAGCGAAAGAACTCTTGACTGAGCATGTCAAAAAAAGAATTAAGGAACTAACATCAGTATAA
- the fliW gene encoding flagellar assembly protein FliW has product MSYEVKGQILGFENTMTVDIHEVDELFSTMIDVNNENISFTLANPYVLREYSFDLPTNLKVLLDIKEDSKVNVYNIVVIQEPLEKSSVNFLAPIIVNEDNKTVGQAVLNSKTHPDFGMAETIESFKQ; this is encoded by the coding sequence ATGAGTTACGAAGTTAAGGGTCAAATATTAGGTTTTGAAAATACTATGACTGTAGATATACATGAAGTAGATGAGTTGTTCTCAACAATGATTGATGTCAATAATGAAAATATATCTTTTACATTGGCTAACCCTTATGTTCTTAGAGAATATTCTTTTGATTTACCTACAAATTTAAAAGTTTTACTAGATATAAAAGAAGATTCTAAAGTAAACGTATATAACATTGTAGTTATACAAGAACCGCTTGAAAAATCGTCTGTTAACTTTTTAGCTCCTATTATAGTAAATGAAGATAATAAAACAGTAGGTCAAGCTGTTTTAAACTCTAAAACCCATCCCGACTTTGGTATGGCTGAGACTATAGAATCTTTTAAACAATAA
- a CDS encoding RluA family pseudouridine synthase: protein MPFKLKRFYSPTKQRAFKFLVNELGISQKQSQRDIANGRLFIDGKAMTKPTAEVEGHFEFVVYEPSTRGLKPIRVEDKFVVFDKPSGVLIHPQNRNTEYSLVDELKYQFGLDANIAHRIDQETSGLVLCAKDKQSEKDIKSMFEFRDMNKTYLALVHGNFENEITIDEPLLRREDESAIVRMVVKVHKDGKASKTYFNPLEYFPKANMTLVECKPYTGRQHQIRVHLFHVKHPIVGDPIYGQKEEDVLKFLDKKIFEHERIKLSGASRLMLHASELEFDLYNKNYKISSKEDFLNEVYKVVK, encoded by the coding sequence TTGCCATTTAAACTAAAGCGTTTTTATAGTCCGACAAAACAAAGAGCTTTTAAATTTCTTGTAAATGAACTCGGCATCTCTCAAAAGCAATCTCAACGAGATATTGCAAACGGTAGGTTATTCATAGATGGTAAAGCTATGACAAAACCAACTGCTGAAGTTGAAGGTCATTTTGAATTTGTAGTTTATGAACCAAGTACCAGAGGGTTAAAACCTATTAGAGTAGAAGATAAGTTTGTTGTCTTTGATAAGCCAAGTGGTGTATTGATTCATCCTCAAAATAGAAATACGGAATACTCATTAGTAGATGAACTAAAATATCAGTTTGGGTTAGATGCAAATATAGCACATAGAATAGATCAAGAAACAAGCGGACTAGTTTTGTGTGCCAAAGATAAGCAAAGTGAGAAAGATATAAAATCTATGTTTGAGTTTCGTGACATGAATAAAACTTACTTAGCTTTAGTCCACGGAAACTTTGAAAATGAGATAACTATAGATGAACCTTTACTTAGACGTGAAGATGAAAGTGCTATCGTTAGAATGGTTGTGAAGGTTCATAAAGATGGTAAAGCATCTAAAACATATTTTAACCCGTTAGAGTATTTTCCAAAAGCAAATATGACCCTAGTTGAGTGTAAACCATATACTGGAAGACAGCATCAGATTCGTGTACATTTGTTTCATGTGAAACATCCAATAGTCGGAGATCCAATTTATGGACAAAAAGAAGAAGATGTACTAAAATTTTTAGATAAAAAAATATTTGAACATGAGAGAATAAAACTTAGTGGAGCATCCAGACTTATGCTTCATGCATCTGAATTAGAATTTGATTTATATAATAAAAACTATAAGATATCCAGTAAAGAAGATTTTTTAAACGAAGTATATAAAGTAGTGAAATAA
- a CDS encoding ribonucleoside-diphosphate reductase subunit alpha: MITVIKRNGRTEPLDITKIQKYTSAAVKGLENVSQSELEVDAQIHFRDGITSKEIQQTLIKTAVDKIDIDAPNWTFVASRLFMFNLYHQVNGFSGYSSLEDYFKRGEKEGRLLLGLKEMYDLEALDKHIKPERDMLFNYLGVKTLYDRYLIKDRNSDPIELPQHMFMAIAMFLAQREENRQEWAIKFYDMISQFEVMLATPTLSNARTTRHQLSSCYIGSTPDNIEGIFDSYAEMAMLSKFGGGIGWDWTQVRSMGSYIDGHKNAAGGTVPFLKITNDIAIAVDQLGTRKGAIAVYLEPWHIDINDFLDLKKNSGEERRRAHDLFPSLWLNDLFMQRVQEDGIWTLFDPYDVRELSTLHGEEFSKRYIELENDEGLIKEKIKAKNLWKKILTSYFETGSPFLCFKDNANRANPNSHTGVIRSSNLCTEIFQNTNPNRYKIKFIFENGDSVSYEEDEIVKVDSGIEKPAKKVTALDSLGGMPIYVVEKEKINGDTAVCNLASVNLSRINTKEDIDRIVPTAIRCLDNVIDLNFYPVEKVKRTNMKTRSIGLGVMGEAQMLAEAGITWGSQEHFDKIDEIMESVSFNAISASSDLAIEKGQYPEFEGSKWSQGIMPHDHANAEVVNLVDRGGLFASKYEWDDLRAKVKKQGMRNGYLMAVAPTSSISILTGTTQAIEPVFKRKWFEENLSGLIPVVVPKLSPETWAFYTPAYDLNQTILIKAAAIRQKWIDQGQSLNIFITLDKASGKYLNEIYMLAWKLGLKSTYYLRSQSPEISNDVEDRSMECVGCQ; encoded by the coding sequence ATGATTACAGTTATAAAAAGAAATGGTAGAACCGAGCCATTAGACATCACTAAAATTCAAAAGTACACATCGGCAGCCGTAAAAGGTTTGGAGAATGTAAGTCAAAGTGAATTGGAAGTTGATGCACAAATTCATTTTCGTGATGGAATCACATCTAAAGAGATACAACAAACCCTTATTAAAACTGCCGTTGATAAAATAGATATAGATGCACCGAACTGGACTTTTGTAGCATCTAGACTTTTTATGTTTAACTTATATCATCAAGTAAACGGTTTTTCAGGCTACTCTTCACTTGAAGATTACTTCAAAAGAGGTGAAAAAGAGGGTAGGTTACTTTTAGGTCTTAAAGAGATGTATGACCTTGAAGCTTTAGACAAACATATAAAACCTGAACGCGATATGTTATTTAACTACCTTGGCGTAAAAACGCTTTACGATAGATATCTTATTAAAGATAGAAATTCAGATCCAATAGAACTCCCACAACATATGTTTATGGCTATAGCAATGTTTTTGGCACAACGTGAAGAAAATCGCCAAGAGTGGGCAATAAAATTTTATGACATGATCTCTCAGTTTGAAGTGATGCTCGCTACTCCGACTTTATCAAACGCAAGAACGACTAGACACCAGCTGAGTTCATGTTACATAGGTTCTACTCCGGATAATATAGAAGGTATCTTTGATTCTTATGCAGAGATGGCGATGCTGTCTAAATTTGGTGGAGGTATCGGTTGGGATTGGACACAAGTTCGTTCAATGGGTTCATATATTGACGGACATAAAAATGCAGCAGGCGGAACTGTACCGTTTTTAAAAATAACTAACGATATTGCCATTGCAGTTGACCAGCTTGGAACTCGCAAGGGTGCAATTGCCGTTTATTTAGAACCTTGGCATATAGATATAAATGACTTTTTAGATCTTAAAAAGAACTCAGGTGAAGAGCGTCGTCGTGCACATGATTTGTTCCCGTCTTTATGGTTAAACGACTTGTTTATGCAAAGAGTTCAAGAGGACGGCATCTGGACTCTTTTTGATCCTTATGATGTTAGAGAACTCTCAACTCTTCACGGTGAAGAATTTAGCAAACGTTATATAGAACTTGAAAATGACGAGGGTCTAATAAAAGAGAAAATCAAAGCTAAAAACCTTTGGAAAAAAATACTAACATCTTACTTTGAAACAGGTTCACCTTTTTTATGTTTTAAAGATAATGCAAACCGTGCAAATCCTAATTCACACACAGGTGTTATTAGAAGTTCAAACCTTTGTACGGAAATTTTTCAAAACACTAACCCTAACCGTTATAAAATCAAATTCATTTTTGAAAACGGAGACAGTGTTTCCTATGAAGAGGATGAGATAGTTAAAGTTGACAGCGGAATTGAAAAACCTGCTAAAAAAGTAACCGCTTTAGATTCACTTGGCGGTATGCCGATATATGTAGTTGAGAAAGAAAAAATTAACGGTGATACTGCCGTTTGTAATCTTGCATCCGTAAACTTATCTCGCATAAATACAAAAGAAGATATCGACCGTATCGTTCCGACTGCTATTAGATGTTTAGATAACGTAATTGATTTAAACTTCTATCCTGTTGAGAAAGTAAAACGTACAAACATGAAAACCCGCTCAATCGGTCTGGGTGTTATGGGTGAAGCTCAGATGCTGGCAGAAGCAGGTATAACATGGGGAAGCCAAGAACACTTTGATAAGATAGATGAGATTATGGAGTCTGTTAGTTTTAACGCTATCTCTGCATCTTCTGATTTAGCTATTGAGAAAGGACAATATCCTGAATTTGAAGGTTCAAAATGGAGCCAAGGTATTATGCCTCATGACCATGCGAATGCAGAAGTGGTAAATCTAGTTGACCGTGGTGGTTTATTTGCATCGAAATACGAGTGGGATGATTTACGTGCGAAAGTTAAAAAGCAAGGTATGAGAAACGGTTATCTAATGGCTGTAGCACCGACTAGTTCTATTTCAATCCTTACTGGTACTACTCAAGCTATTGAGCCTGTATTTAAACGTAAGTGGTTCGAAGAGAATTTAAGCGGTCTTATACCTGTTGTTGTTCCTAAACTTTCACCTGAGACTTGGGCATTCTATACACCGGCATATGATCTAAATCAGACTATACTTATTAAAGCTGCCGCTATACGTCAAAAATGGATAGACCAAGGTCAGAGTCTAAATATTTTTATTACGCTTGATAAAGCAAGCGGAAAGTACTTAAACGAGATATATATGCTAGCATGGAAACTAGGACTTAAATCTACTTACTATTTAAGAAGTCAATCTCCTGAGATTTCCAACGACGTAGAAGATAGAAGCATGGAATGTGTAGGTTGTCAATAG
- a CDS encoding Do family serine endopeptidase — MKKIALVLLLGLSLLQAKGSIDFKYSDVETRKFPTNQDYILSYNNVLKDVRTSVVNISTQKNVTQTVNPLMNDPFFREFFRGYQNIPQERIQRALGSGVIISEDGYIVTNNHVVDGADKIVVNLVGDKKEYEAKLIGKDEKSDLAVIKIEKDDLNAVSFYNSDNVKVGDVVFALGNPFGLHETITQGIVSATGRSGVGIVEYENFIQTDASINPGNSGGALINSKGDLIGINSAILSKSGGNVGIGFAIPSNMVTSIAKQLIESGKFSRAYLGVNISDISEDMSKFYNNNFGALVTGVEDETPAQKAGIIRGDLIVAVNSKEIKSASELKNIIGTFAPNTEVTIKFLRDKKLKTAEVKLGSLENISPSGAVSYNGIELRDIDAQTRSRLMLSQEVKGVIVTKVDPKSDAARIGVKIGDVVIQVENKEITNTKEFLHATKSKSKKRLFIYRRGGVFAVVL; from the coding sequence ATGAAAAAGATAGCTTTAGTTCTTTTGCTTGGATTATCATTGCTTCAAGCAAAAGGCAGTATAGATTTTAAGTATTCTGACGTAGAAACAAGAAAATTTCCAACAAACCAAGACTACATACTTTCATATAATAACGTTTTAAAAGATGTTAGAACCAGCGTAGTAAATATTTCAACACAAAAGAATGTAACCCAAACAGTTAATCCGCTTATGAACGATCCGTTTTTTCGTGAGTTTTTTAGAGGTTACCAAAATATACCTCAAGAGAGGATACAAAGAGCTCTCGGTAGCGGTGTAATAATAAGTGAAGACGGTTATATAGTTACAAATAACCATGTAGTTGACGGTGCAGATAAAATAGTTGTAAATTTAGTCGGTGATAAAAAAGAGTACGAAGCTAAACTTATAGGTAAAGATGAAAAAAGCGATTTAGCTGTTATAAAAATAGAAAAAGATGATTTAAATGCCGTTAGCTTTTATAATTCTGATAACGTAAAAGTAGGTGACGTAGTTTTTGCTTTAGGTAACCCGTTTGGTTTACATGAAACTATAACTCAAGGTATTGTGTCCGCAACGGGCAGAAGCGGTGTAGGTATAGTTGAGTATGAAAACTTTATTCAAACCGATGCATCTATCAATCCGGGTAACTCAGGTGGTGCTCTTATAAATTCCAAAGGTGATTTAATAGGTATAAATTCTGCAATACTTTCAAAAAGCGGAGGAAACGTAGGTATAGGTTTTGCCATCCCTTCAAATATGGTTACATCCATAGCAAAACAACTTATAGAGAGTGGAAAATTTTCACGTGCATATTTAGGTGTTAACATATCTGATATTAGTGAAGATATGAGTAAGTTTTATAACAATAACTTCGGTGCTCTTGTTACAGGTGTGGAAGATGAAACACCTGCTCAAAAAGCAGGGATTATCAGGGGTGATTTAATAGTGGCAGTTAACTCAAAAGAGATTAAAAGTGCAAGTGAACTTAAAAATATAATAGGCACATTTGCTCCAAATACGGAAGTCACAATAAAATTTTTACGAGACAAAAAATTAAAAACCGCGGAAGTAAAACTCGGTTCTCTGGAAAACATATCGCCAAGTGGTGCTGTTAGCTATAACGGAATAGAACTAAGAGATATAGACGCTCAGACAAGATCAAGATTAATGTTATCACAAGAAGTAAAAGGTGTTATAGTTACAAAAGTTGATCCAAAATCAGATGCTGCAAGAATAGGCGTTAAGATAGGTGATGTTGTTATTCAAGTTGAAAATAAAGAGATAACAAATACAAAAGAATTTTTACATGCTACAAAATCAAAAAGTAAAAAACGTCTTTTTATATACCGTCGCGGCGGTGTATTTGCGGTGGTGTTATGA
- the rsmA gene encoding 16S rRNA (adenine(1518)-N(6)/adenine(1519)-N(6))-dimethyltransferase RsmA, protein MNENSVVAKKKFGQNFLKDESVLHKIIQSKPKNDNKIVEIGPGLGDLTKYLVDVGSVEAFEVDTDLCKILQEKFKKEINTKQLHLNCGDVLNAWQSSSEGNLIDEPYDLVANLPYYIATNIILKALADTMCKNILVMTQLEVAEKFCAEAGEKVFGSLGIITQSVGTAKIVVKVPPTAFEPPPKIDSAVFLIQKDKDRSDKAFEDMLRVAFMQPRKTLMKNLSSKYEKAKLQEVFQELGLTLTIRPHQVNTKDYHQLYKKI, encoded by the coding sequence ATGAATGAGAATAGTGTAGTAGCCAAAAAGAAGTTTGGACAAAACTTCTTAAAAGATGAGAGTGTATTACACAAAATCATCCAATCGAAGCCCAAAAATGATAATAAGATTGTAGAAATTGGGCCTGGTTTAGGTGATTTAACTAAATATTTAGTAGATGTCGGAAGTGTAGAAGCTTTTGAGGTCGATACCGATTTATGTAAGATATTACAAGAAAAGTTTAAAAAAGAGATCAATACCAAGCAACTCCACTTAAATTGTGGGGATGTGCTCAATGCTTGGCAGAGTAGCTCAGAGGGTAATTTAATAGATGAGCCGTATGATTTGGTAGCAAATCTGCCTTATTATATTGCGACGAATATTATCCTAAAAGCACTCGCTGATACAATGTGTAAAAACATTCTTGTAATGACTCAGCTAGAGGTTGCAGAAAAATTTTGTGCAGAGGCTGGAGAGAAGGTATTTGGTTCTTTGGGGATTATTACCCAAAGTGTAGGGACGGCAAAGATTGTTGTAAAAGTTCCACCGACTGCTTTTGAACCGCCTCCAAAAATTGATTCTGCAGTTTTTTTAATTCAAAAAGATAAAGACAGATCTGACAAAGCTTTCGAGGATATGCTAAGAGTTGCATTTATGCAGCCTAGAAAGACTTTGATGAAAAATTTATCTTCTAAATATGAAAAAGCAAAACTTCAAGAGGTTTTTCAAGAACTGGGTCTCACATTAACGATTCGCCCTCATCAAGTAAATACTAAGGACTATCACCAACTCTATAAAAAAATATAA